A stretch of the Agelaius phoeniceus isolate bAgePho1 chromosome 1, bAgePho1.hap1, whole genome shotgun sequence genome encodes the following:
- the LOC129125414 gene encoding RING finger protein 151-like isoform X1 → MGYDIERFVGYVNEGLLCSICRDVLEDPLQAPCEHAFCTACIHGWLVHHSNCPEDRQVIDVSLLRPLYRYMKNDLNRLQLHCRNREYGCEMVCSLESIDRHERECEYSQIPCSNADAVLPCSPCSGCTVQIERRNLDGHLAVCEYRSRECPNGCGFTILSAEDTQHNCVAELRTELELLRSEMICRVEEAKHEMESRLDSQRRHMVQKESILQNEIEELKSQMSRMMSDVRSLMAAERQHRQELEQAELEKRELMELLKGLQKDCRLTTTEGSRKSNFRPLTRLESVKRKPREVTVI, encoded by the exons ATGGGTTATGACATTGAGCGCTTCGTGGGCTATGTTAATGAAGGGCTGTTGTGCTCCATCTGCCGAGACGTGTTGGAAGATCCACTGCAGGCTCCTTGTGAACACGCTTTCTGCACTGCCTGTATCCATGGGTGGCTTGTTCATCACAGTAACTGCCCTGAAGACAGACAAGTGATTGATGTGTCTTTGCTACGACCTCTCTATAG ATATATGAAAAATGATTTAAACCGTCTTCAGCTACATTGCAGAAACAGAGAGTATGGCTGTGAAATGGTTTGTTCTCTGGAGTCTATAGACAGGCATGAAAGGGAGTGTGAGTACAGTCAGATACCCTGCTCCAATGCTG ATGCTGTCTTGCCTTGCTCCCCCTGCTCAGGTTGCACCGTGCAGATCGAGCGGCGTAACCTGGACGGGCACCTGGCGGTGTGCGAGTACCGGAGCCGCGAGTGCCCCAACGGCTGCGGCTTCACCATCCTCAGCGCCGAGGACACGCAGCACAACTGTGTGGCAGAGCTGAGGAcggagctggagctgcttcG GTCAGAAATGATCTGCAGAGTGGAAGAGGCAAAACATGAGATGGAGTCAAGGTTAGATTCACAGAGAAGGCATATGGTCCAAAAAGAGAGTATTCTGCAAAATGAAATTGAAGAACTAAAG AGTCAGATGTCACGAATGATGTCAGATGTACGGTCTCTGATGGCTGCAGAGAGGCAGCACCGCCAAGAactggagcaggcagagctggaaaaaCGGGAGTTaatggagctgctgaaggggCTGCAGAAGGACTGTAGATTGACTACTACAGAGGGGAGCAGGAAGTCAAATTTCCGTCCTTTGACACGACTAGAGAGTGTAAAAAGAAAACCTAGGGAAGTTACAGTTATCTAA
- the LOC129125414 gene encoding RING finger protein 151-like isoform X2 produces MGYDIERFVGYVNEGLLCSICRDVLEDPLQAPCEHAFCTACIHGWLVHHSNCPEDRQVIDVSLLRPLYRYMKNDLNRLQLHCRNREYGCEMVCSLESIDRHERECEYSQIPCSNAGCTVQIERRNLDGHLAVCEYRSRECPNGCGFTILSAEDTQHNCVAELRTELELLRSEMICRVEEAKHEMESRLDSQRRHMVQKESILQNEIEELKSQMSRMMSDVRSLMAAERQHRQELEQAELEKRELMELLKGLQKDCRLTTTEGSRKSNFRPLTRLESVKRKPREVTVI; encoded by the exons ATGGGTTATGACATTGAGCGCTTCGTGGGCTATGTTAATGAAGGGCTGTTGTGCTCCATCTGCCGAGACGTGTTGGAAGATCCACTGCAGGCTCCTTGTGAACACGCTTTCTGCACTGCCTGTATCCATGGGTGGCTTGTTCATCACAGTAACTGCCCTGAAGACAGACAAGTGATTGATGTGTCTTTGCTACGACCTCTCTATAG ATATATGAAAAATGATTTAAACCGTCTTCAGCTACATTGCAGAAACAGAGAGTATGGCTGTGAAATGGTTTGTTCTCTGGAGTCTATAGACAGGCATGAAAGGGAGTGTGAGTACAGTCAGATACCCTGCTCCAATGCTG GTTGCACCGTGCAGATCGAGCGGCGTAACCTGGACGGGCACCTGGCGGTGTGCGAGTACCGGAGCCGCGAGTGCCCCAACGGCTGCGGCTTCACCATCCTCAGCGCCGAGGACACGCAGCACAACTGTGTGGCAGAGCTGAGGAcggagctggagctgcttcG GTCAGAAATGATCTGCAGAGTGGAAGAGGCAAAACATGAGATGGAGTCAAGGTTAGATTCACAGAGAAGGCATATGGTCCAAAAAGAGAGTATTCTGCAAAATGAAATTGAAGAACTAAAG AGTCAGATGTCACGAATGATGTCAGATGTACGGTCTCTGATGGCTGCAGAGAGGCAGCACCGCCAAGAactggagcaggcagagctggaaaaaCGGGAGTTaatggagctgctgaaggggCTGCAGAAGGACTGTAGATTGACTACTACAGAGGGGAGCAGGAAGTCAAATTTCCGTCCTTTGACACGACTAGAGAGTGTAAAAAGAAAACCTAGGGAAGTTACAGTTATCTAA